The following coding sequences are from one Triticum dicoccoides isolate Atlit2015 ecotype Zavitan chromosome 4A, WEW_v2.0, whole genome shotgun sequence window:
- the LOC119290039 gene encoding S-norcoclaurine synthase 1-like codes for MATSNETGMSLVRTTVQELAATVEEPPQEYVVDEMLDADEMPEPIPLVDLSRLTAVDEADKLRAALQTWGLFLATNHGIEESLMDAMMSASRDFFRQPSEE; via the exons ATGGCCACGTCTAATGAGACGGGTATGTCGCTCGTGCGGACAACGGTGCAAGAGTTAGCGGCGACCGTCGAGGAGCCTCCGCAAGAGTACGTAGTTGATGAGATGTTGGACGCTGATGAGATGCCAGAGCCCATCCCTCTCGTCGACCTTAGCCGGTTGACGGCCGTCGACGAAGCGGACAAGCTCCGGGCGGCTCTACAAACCTGGGGCCTCTTCCTG GCGACCAACCATGGAATTGAGGAGTCTCTTATGGATGCCATGATGAGTGCATCGAGAGACTTCTTCAGGCAACCGTCTGAAGAATAG